Proteins encoded in a region of the Brevefilum fermentans genome:
- a CDS encoding HAD family hydrolase, which yields MPLTVLFDLDETLLSTHMDRFLPRYFDLLGQTLSHLGQQEIIASQIHTAVEMMVANRDPAKTLKEVFDENFYPQLGTTAEACRPILDAFYQQQYPRIKSVVQARPESPELVKWCLSEGMPVAIATNPLFPHTATYQRIQWSGLDPKDFELFTAYDDFHFTKPNLAYYAEILGRMGWPEMPAVMIGDNPSDDLFPMDTFGFETFWIKQENQRISWEGGNLVDVKSWLKQVIHTPRRSPTSDPWVNIATMRATPAVFDTWIRAKPDWGPNVVKNPPKTRVVEALNSLIWFEKQVHLNLWGKSMLERIDDFIIHQSPSLGEHLNREDHNAQEILARFITARKSTLSRFEEFYLKASKELDEKSAQTINDFLYQIADHDRQLLRRAVNL from the coding sequence ATGCCGCTAACTGTCCTGTTTGACCTTGATGAAACCCTCTTATCGACCCATATGGATCGATTTCTTCCCCGATATTTTGATCTACTTGGTCAAACTCTTAGTCACCTTGGTCAGCAAGAAATAATTGCTTCTCAGATTCATACTGCAGTGGAGATGATGGTTGCCAACCGGGATCCGGCAAAAACCTTGAAAGAAGTCTTTGACGAAAATTTTTATCCTCAATTAGGAACGACCGCGGAAGCCTGTCGACCGATATTGGATGCTTTTTATCAACAGCAGTATCCCCGAATCAAATCCGTTGTCCAGGCCAGACCCGAATCCCCTGAACTGGTGAAGTGGTGCTTGTCGGAGGGAATGCCGGTAGCCATTGCCACCAACCCGCTCTTCCCCCATACTGCAACCTACCAGCGAATTCAGTGGTCAGGACTGGACCCCAAAGATTTTGAGTTGTTCACGGCTTATGATGATTTTCACTTTACCAAGCCAAACTTGGCATATTATGCGGAAATTTTAGGTCGTATGGGTTGGCCAGAGATGCCCGCCGTGATGATCGGCGATAACCCCAGTGACGACCTGTTTCCCATGGATACCTTTGGGTTTGAAACTTTTTGGATTAAGCAAGAAAACCAGAGAATTTCATGGGAAGGCGGCAACCTGGTTGATGTCAAAAGTTGGCTGAAACAGGTGATACACACACCTCGGCGCTCACCAACATCGGATCCATGGGTCAACATCGCCACCATGCGCGCAACGCCTGCTGTGTTCGATACATGGATCAGAGCCAAACCGGATTGGGGACCCAATGTTGTGAAAAATCCACCCAAAACGCGGGTCGTTGAAGCCCTTAATTCTCTGATCTGGTTTGAAAAGCAGGTTCACCTGAATTTGTGGGGTAAAAGCATGTTGGAAAGGATTGACGATTTCATTATTCATCAATCCCCTTCCTTGGGTGAGCATCTGAATCGAGAAGATCACAACGCACAAGAAATATTAGCCCGCTTTATCACCGCGCGAAAGTCGACTTTGTCACGGTTCGAAGAATTCTACCTGAAAGCATCAAAAGAACTGGATGAGAAATCTGCTCAAACCATTAACGACTTTTTATACCAGATCGCCGATCACGACCGGCAGTTGCTTCGCCGGGCTGTAAATTTATAA
- the efp gene encoding elongation factor P, with amino-acid sequence MIDVNELRKGVTFEQDGNLYKVVDYAHNKPGRGAATIRIKARDLRKGTNLEMTFNSGNRVQDIRLDYHNAQFLYADGDLYYFMDNQSYEQYPVKADTLGDQTQYLKPNMDVKLMFFESEALDVELPTSVDLLVTKAEPAVRGDTATGVTKKVLTETGLEVQVPSFVNQGDTIRVDTRNGNYVTRV; translated from the coding sequence ATGATCGATGTCAACGAATTACGCAAAGGGGTCACCTTTGAGCAGGATGGCAATTTGTACAAAGTGGTGGATTACGCCCACAACAAACCCGGCCGTGGCGCGGCTACTATTCGCATCAAAGCCCGTGATCTTCGCAAAGGCACCAATTTAGAGATGACCTTCAACTCAGGTAACCGGGTACAGGATATCCGCCTAGACTATCACAATGCCCAATTTTTATATGCTGACGGAGACTTGTATTACTTTATGGACAACCAGAGTTACGAGCAATACCCCGTCAAAGCGGATACCCTTGGCGACCAAACACAATATCTTAAGCCCAACATGGACGTCAAATTGATGTTCTTCGAAAGCGAAGCGCTGGATGTTGAATTGCCCACTTCTGTTGATTTGCTGGTGACCAAAGCTGAACCCGCCGTCCGCGGAGATACAGCGACTGGAGTGACCAAAAAGGTGCTGACTGAAACTGGTCTCGAAGTCCAGGTGCCGTCATTTGTTAACCAGGGCGACACCATTCGCGTCGATACGCGCAATGGAAATTATGTCACTCGCGTGTGA
- a CDS encoding GNAT family N-acetyltransferase, which produces MISIHKIDVKDQADVKRFLALPFELYDGHPQWVPPFITDVKAMLNPKKHPFYEHSEAEFFIALTDGKVVGRISALENKPFNLYHDVKDAEFYLFECVNDQEVADALFNTVFEWARKRGLNRLVGPKGFGPLDGYGIQIEGFEHRQMMNMMNYNYPYYRELVENLGFTKVVDFVSSFVNPQEFQLPPKVRKAADIAKKRGTFEVLDFKNKRELKSWAGKIGQAYNQAFVKNWEYYPLTQREIDFVVDNVMTIVDPNLIKIIVKDGDVVGFVFPFPDVSAAMQKNKGKLGPIAILRLLLEIKHTNWISFNGVGILPEYQGLGGNAILYAELEKSMHQYPKFINSELTQVAETAEQMRKDLKNLGVKFYKNHRVYQREL; this is translated from the coding sequence ATGATTTCTATTCATAAGATCGATGTGAAGGATCAAGCCGATGTAAAACGCTTTCTTGCCCTGCCTTTTGAACTGTACGACGGGCATCCTCAGTGGGTGCCACCATTTATTACAGATGTGAAGGCCATGCTAAATCCAAAGAAACACCCTTTTTATGAACACTCAGAGGCTGAATTTTTCATCGCCTTAACTGATGGGAAGGTTGTGGGCAGGATTAGCGCCCTGGAAAACAAGCCCTTCAACCTGTACCATGATGTAAAGGACGCTGAGTTCTACCTGTTTGAATGTGTCAATGACCAGGAAGTAGCTGATGCGCTTTTTAATACCGTCTTTGAATGGGCACGAAAACGGGGATTAAACCGATTGGTTGGACCCAAGGGCTTTGGCCCGTTGGATGGTTATGGCATCCAAATTGAAGGATTTGAACACCGCCAGATGATGAATATGATGAATTATAACTATCCATACTACAGAGAACTGGTGGAAAACCTGGGTTTCACCAAAGTGGTAGATTTTGTGTCAAGCTTTGTGAACCCGCAAGAGTTTCAGCTGCCGCCAAAAGTTAGGAAAGCAGCAGATATCGCTAAAAAACGAGGTACCTTTGAGGTTTTGGATTTTAAAAACAAGCGTGAGCTGAAAAGTTGGGCTGGAAAGATTGGGCAGGCTTACAACCAGGCCTTCGTGAAAAACTGGGAATACTATCCGTTGACTCAGCGTGAAATTGACTTTGTGGTTGACAATGTGATGACAATTGTTGACCCCAACCTGATTAAAATCATTGTGAAGGATGGAGATGTGGTCGGGTTTGTTTTCCCCTTCCCGGATGTATCTGCCGCAATGCAAAAAAATAAAGGCAAATTGGGTCCAATTGCTATCTTGCGTTTACTGTTAGAAATTAAACATACCAACTGGATTTCTTTTAACGGTGTGGGTATCTTGCCTGAATACCAGGGATTGGGTGGGAATGCCATTTTGTATGCCGAGCTGGAAAAGTCGATGCATCAATATCCGAAGTTTATTAATTCCGAGTTGACCCAGGTGGCGGAAACTGCAGAACAAATGCGCAAGGATTTAAAAAACCTTGGTGTAAAGTTTTACAAAAACCATCGAGTATATCAGCGAGAACTATAA
- a CDS encoding DUF4230 domain-containing protein, which translates to MEEQKLEKKILGILLVILLVAVIGSTIFIIITINRTIESAMSPVKNVNNVLSTQVSQIFNPTPTVIPDPVTIIREVQSLARLETIQYSVEKVITAEVNQGILGPLFGDKLLLVAHGYVIAGVDLAHLSVSDLRLEDDVLYVHLPEAEVFVAALNNENSYIYDRTTGLLRKSDAGLETAARRIAEQEIYNGAVEDGILDQAQLNAEIFLERLFNTLGYLRVIYE; encoded by the coding sequence ATGGAAGAACAAAAACTTGAAAAGAAAATTTTAGGAATTTTGCTGGTCATACTATTGGTAGCTGTTATTGGTTCAACTATATTTATTATAATTACCATTAATCGGACGATAGAATCGGCAATGTCCCCTGTTAAAAATGTGAACAATGTGCTCAGCACACAGGTTTCGCAGATCTTTAACCCCACGCCAACGGTGATTCCCGATCCAGTCACCATCATCAGAGAGGTGCAGTCACTTGCGCGATTGGAAACGATTCAATATTCTGTAGAGAAAGTGATTACAGCTGAGGTTAACCAGGGTATTCTGGGACCGCTATTTGGCGATAAATTATTGTTGGTGGCGCACGGTTATGTCATTGCTGGTGTAGACCTTGCGCACCTTTCAGTCAGCGATCTACGGTTGGAAGATGATGTACTTTACGTCCACTTGCCGGAAGCCGAGGTTTTTGTTGCTGCACTTAATAATGAAAATTCATACATCTATGATCGCACAACGGGATTGTTGCGTAAAAGCGATGCTGGTCTTGAAACTGCAGCACGACGAATTGCCGAACAGGAAATCTATAACGGGGCAGTAGAAGATGGTATTTTAGACCAAGCTCAATTGAACGCAGAAATCTTCCTGGAACGGCTATTTAACACGCTTGGTTATTTACGGGTGATTTACGAATAG
- the nusG gene encoding transcription termination/antitermination protein NusG — MSFSWHVLQSKPHREDFLFSQLEHRQIEVFYPRLRVNPVNPRSRKLIPFFPGYLFVRVDLNATPLSSLMYIPGVNRVVSFDSNPAIVSDEVITGIKHNLERINTTKPEHQEQLAQGDPVLILGGPFEGYQAIFDARIEGSERVRLLIKFLQNQQVRIQVPAKMVKPKKK; from the coding sequence ATGAGTTTCTCCTGGCACGTACTTCAAAGTAAACCTCATCGAGAGGACTTTTTGTTCTCGCAATTGGAACACCGCCAGATCGAGGTTTTTTACCCGCGTTTACGTGTGAACCCGGTGAACCCGCGTTCACGCAAGTTAATACCATTTTTCCCGGGTTACCTGTTTGTACGCGTTGATTTAAATGCAACTCCTCTATCGAGTCTAATGTATATCCCTGGTGTCAACCGTGTTGTCAGCTTTGATTCCAATCCAGCCATCGTTTCTGACGAAGTAATTACTGGCATTAAACACAATCTCGAACGCATTAACACAACAAAACCTGAACATCAGGAACAGCTTGCCCAGGGCGATCCTGTGCTCATCCTGGGCGGACCCTTCGAAGGATACCAGGCAATCTTTGACGCTCGTATCGAAGGCAGCGAACGCGTTCGCCTGTTAATCAAGTTCCTGCAAAACCAGCAAGTGCGGATTCAGGTGCCCGCAAAGATGGTTAAACCTAAAAAGAAATAA
- a CDS encoding arsenate reductase/protein-tyrosine-phosphatase family protein: MPSILFVCTANRFRSPIAAIYFARSVVKQGDDNFISVSSAGTWTVPGQPVTTDALLEADKYALNLSLHKSRLITRSMLSKSDLILVMENNQKEALCLEFPDFADRIYLLTEVVTGRSEDVPDPYGTQEPAAGVAAEIVNLIDQGYDQIIKLAQMNSTKS; this comes from the coding sequence ATGCCTTCCATTTTATTCGTGTGTACAGCCAACCGCTTTCGATCTCCGATTGCCGCGATCTATTTTGCCCGGTCTGTTGTCAAACAAGGTGATGACAATTTCATTTCTGTCTCCAGTGCAGGGACTTGGACAGTTCCAGGTCAACCTGTTACTACTGACGCATTACTTGAAGCCGACAAGTACGCACTAAATTTGTCGTTACACAAATCTCGTCTCATAACAAGGTCGATGCTTTCCAAATCGGATTTAATCCTCGTCATGGAAAATAACCAAAAAGAAGCGCTTTGCCTGGAATTTCCTGATTTTGCTGATCGTATCTATCTTCTCACTGAGGTCGTTACAGGGAGATCGGAAGATGTCCCTGATCCCTATGGAACACAAGAGCCAGCAGCAGGTGTCGCTGCTGAGATCGTTAATTTGATTGACCAGGGATATGACCAGATCATTAAACTTGCCCAAATGAATTCAACCAAGAGCTAA
- a CDS encoding LysM peptidoglycan-binding domain-containing protein, producing MRNDNADHLNLQNQNSCPKLGLKEDPDSYSAFPLKINACYHVRPVDTPNLSHQRSYCLTSAYLHCPIYESAPGSKMPKEISLKKETLSKDKLFLLTGIGILLVVIILFFSFRSGMPRLFTIDEQSTPSPTASVSPTITPVQPSETATTLPITPSLTEPLATDTQVPPTPTARIVILTLDTPIGGDQKFIIHRVAEGETLQIFANKYHTSVEAIKDINFDLIIPLWTDWLVVIPENITAVSKLPLFEAHQVEEEYIKIQDLAIKLSASLEEMIYYNNIEENYLLRKGDWLLVPREKPQP from the coding sequence ATGCGCAACGACAACGCTGATCATCTGAATCTTCAGAATCAGAATAGCTGCCCAAAGCTCGGGCTTAAAGAAGATCCTGATTCGTATTCAGCTTTTCCATTAAAAATAAACGCTTGCTATCATGTGCGACCTGTTGATACCCCTAATCTTAGCCATCAACGATCATATTGTTTAACCAGTGCTTATCTTCATTGCCCGATTTATGAATCCGCGCCCGGTAGCAAAATGCCCAAAGAGATCTCACTCAAGAAAGAAACGTTATCAAAAGATAAACTATTTCTACTCACCGGAATTGGTATTCTGTTGGTAGTCATCATACTGTTTTTTTCTTTCCGATCAGGGATGCCTCGGCTATTTACAATCGATGAGCAGTCCACGCCATCGCCGACTGCTTCAGTCTCCCCGACAATCACACCAGTTCAGCCAAGTGAAACAGCAACAACTTTGCCAATCACTCCCAGCCTGACTGAACCGCTTGCCACAGACACCCAGGTGCCGCCAACGCCAACTGCGAGAATAGTCATCCTCACTTTAGATACGCCGATTGGTGGCGATCAAAAATTTATCATTCACCGTGTAGCCGAGGGTGAAACCTTGCAAATTTTTGCAAATAAATATCACACAAGCGTTGAAGCAATTAAAGACATTAATTTCGACCTGATCATTCCGCTGTGGACCGATTGGCTGGTCGTTATCCCTGAAAATATTACCGCTGTAAGTAAATTACCATTATTTGAAGCTCACCAGGTTGAGGAAGAATATATTAAAATTCAAGATTTAGCAATTAAATTATCTGCTTCACTAGAAGAGATGATTTATTACAACAATATTGAAGAAAATTACTTATTACGCAAAGGAGACTGGCTATTAGTCCCAAGAGAAAAACCACAACCCTGA
- a CDS encoding polysaccharide biosynthesis tyrosine autokinase — protein MDFRQFVNIAKRWIWLALVGALVAGGLGYYISSQETPLFQASTRFVILRAATTGYDYYAYIDYQQQIQTYSELLTTDALLNQASEELGYSAQDVTASASQIADTQFMRLTVTHPDPVKAAEIANVLVKVLIDQNERLQSVRYEATERNMQQRADQALEQIEILQAQIDQLSTASVQEQLTQVESEINELQEQIFALETQIVELETKISEFNPLFATEEQKAQHEANRTRAAELEAEVKQLTPILALYQQIFTNLTVLGRVPDSSTNTSIEISQLQTNLNLYQQIYINSISSLENLNLTRAQNTPNVIQVEPARIPKKPISPKPMQDAALYASVGFLLMAGIAFLMEYLDDTIKTPEDVKQILGLPVIGLVADMETGRSKHKGQSKGVFVADQPRSPISEAFRSMRTSLEFYSVDQQLQMLIVTSSGPEEGKTTIASNLAVIIAGSNKKVLLLDADLRRPNVHQRLMIPNRVGLSDLIRGRLEINDVIQFSTEIPYLNLITSGSLPPNPAELLGTQKMLSILEDLRAKFDMIVIDTPPAIVTDAQILASKTDGVIYVIRPGKTRSLVARTPLEEFERLGANVIGVVMNRIPHNRGYYYGGFEYYSPNVYGSEKYYVDSHNDQPFIPIQDIETEPKK, from the coding sequence ATGGATTTTCGACAATTCGTAAACATCGCTAAACGCTGGATCTGGCTTGCGCTGGTGGGGGCATTGGTCGCAGGCGGATTGGGCTATTACATCAGCAGCCAGGAAACGCCGTTATTCCAGGCTAGCACACGTTTTGTAATTTTGCGTGCTGCTACCACGGGTTACGATTATTACGCCTATATCGACTATCAACAACAGATCCAAACCTACTCCGAGTTACTTACTACAGATGCGTTGCTGAATCAAGCCTCAGAAGAATTAGGGTATTCCGCCCAGGATGTAACAGCCAGTGCATCGCAAATCGCCGATACCCAATTCATGCGTCTTACCGTCACCCATCCCGATCCCGTGAAAGCTGCGGAGATTGCCAACGTGTTGGTCAAGGTGCTCATCGATCAGAACGAGCGCCTTCAATCTGTGCGCTACGAGGCAACAGAACGCAACATGCAGCAACGCGCAGATCAAGCCCTTGAGCAAATCGAAATTCTCCAGGCGCAAATTGATCAACTTTCTACCGCATCTGTCCAGGAGCAGTTAACACAAGTGGAAAGTGAAATCAATGAACTCCAGGAACAAATCTTTGCTCTGGAGACCCAGATTGTCGAACTTGAAACCAAGATTAGCGAATTTAATCCTCTCTTTGCCACAGAAGAACAAAAGGCTCAGCACGAAGCCAACCGGACTCGAGCAGCCGAACTTGAAGCAGAAGTAAAACAACTCACTCCAATCCTGGCTTTATATCAACAAATATTTACCAATCTAACAGTTTTAGGTCGAGTGCCTGACAGCTCTACTAACACGTCTATCGAGATCTCACAACTGCAAACTAATCTTAATCTCTATCAACAAATCTATATTAACAGTATCAGCAGCCTCGAAAACTTGAACCTGACGCGGGCTCAAAACACACCCAACGTCATTCAAGTTGAACCGGCCCGTATTCCAAAAAAACCGATCTCTCCCAAACCGATGCAGGATGCTGCGCTGTACGCCTCTGTGGGCTTTCTCCTTATGGCAGGCATCGCCTTCCTGATGGAATACCTGGACGATACAATCAAAACCCCTGAGGATGTAAAGCAAATTCTTGGATTGCCTGTAATCGGCCTAGTTGCGGACATGGAGACAGGTCGAAGCAAACACAAGGGTCAATCTAAAGGTGTATTTGTTGCCGACCAACCCCGCTCGCCCATCTCTGAAGCCTTTCGCTCCATGCGCACAAGTCTCGAGTTTTATAGTGTCGATCAACAATTACAGATGCTGATTGTCACCAGCTCTGGACCAGAAGAAGGCAAAACCACCATTGCCTCAAATTTAGCTGTCATCATTGCTGGCAGCAATAAGAAGGTGCTCCTGCTTGATGCAGATTTGCGACGACCGAATGTTCATCAACGGTTGATGATCCCAAATCGGGTCGGGCTTTCTGACCTAATTCGAGGCAGATTAGAAATTAATGATGTTATCCAATTCTCCACAGAAATCCCCTACCTCAATTTAATTACCTCTGGAAGCCTTCCGCCCAATCCTGCAGAATTATTAGGCACCCAGAAGATGTTAAGCATATTGGAGGATTTGCGTGCTAAATTTGACATGATTGTGATTGACACTCCCCCAGCAATTGTCACCGATGCGCAAATTCTCGCCTCCAAAACCGACGGAGTAATTTATGTCATTCGCCCCGGTAAGACCCGTTCGTTGGTAGCTCGAACACCTTTAGAAGAGTTTGAACGGCTTGGCGCCAACGTAATTGGGGTCGTTATGAATCGCATCCCGCACAACAGGGGTTATTATTATGGCGGCTTTGAATATTACTCACCAAATGTTTATGGCAGTGAAAAGTATTATGTTGATAGTCACAACGATCAGCCCTTTATTCCTATCCAGGATATAGAGACTGAGCCTAAAAAGTAA
- a CDS encoding nucleotidyltransferase domain-containing protein — MINLLCSLISSERDPQDLNNQLRQFLPKEWELLIDLANKNGLTAILYKFLVKQDLTRIISKKQFEELQERTRITAVNNLILIHEAKQVLEVLHQSNIDVIGLKGLYLIDNIYDDISLRPMADLDLLLKKQDFSKALSILTAIDYHPSTYFNVNAENIDIKHVPPLIKNQKLYLELHWSIAEGDWPFNIDVDGLWQRAVPAPIAGEDAMALSTEDLLLHLCIHFTYQHQLKGNLRGLYDFIKVFEAHQWEINWKMLFQIAKEWRVERIVALTFSLLVDLFGEKIPQDVLPHFKSELVSPELLAEARNQVFSTHDPQAAITPDLARLSSMPGLINKFRLILSRVFLPKATMARLYNTPPTSIKIYLFYPVRFLQLFKSYGITTWKIITKIKAVRVDVVHEEAKQELIKWMEANGS, encoded by the coding sequence ATGATTAATTTGCTATGTTCATTGATTTCGTCTGAACGAGATCCTCAAGATTTAAATAACCAGTTGCGACAATTTTTACCAAAAGAGTGGGAGCTGTTGATTGATTTAGCCAATAAAAATGGTCTGACAGCGATATTGTATAAGTTTTTAGTGAAACAGGATTTAACCCGTATTATTTCAAAAAAGCAATTTGAAGAATTGCAAGAAAGAACACGCATCACTGCGGTTAATAATTTAATTCTCATTCATGAAGCAAAACAAGTGCTTGAGGTATTGCATCAATCAAATATCGATGTCATCGGCTTGAAAGGCCTTTACCTGATTGACAATATCTATGACGACATTTCATTGCGCCCGATGGCGGATTTGGATTTATTACTTAAAAAGCAAGATTTTTCCAAAGCCCTCTCCATTCTTACAGCAATCGATTATCATCCCTCAACGTATTTCAATGTCAATGCAGAAAATATTGATATTAAACACGTGCCTCCGCTGATCAAAAATCAGAAGCTTTATCTTGAACTGCACTGGTCGATTGCCGAGGGTGATTGGCCCTTCAACATCGATGTCGATGGTTTATGGCAGCGGGCAGTACCTGCTCCCATCGCCGGCGAAGATGCAATGGCACTGAGTACCGAAGATTTGCTGCTTCACCTCTGCATCCATTTTACATACCAGCACCAACTCAAAGGTAATCTCCGTGGACTATACGATTTCATAAAGGTCTTTGAAGCTCACCAGTGGGAAATAAACTGGAAGATGTTATTTCAAATAGCCAAGGAATGGCGTGTTGAACGAATCGTTGCCCTTACCTTTAGTTTGCTGGTTGATTTGTTTGGTGAAAAAATTCCCCAGGACGTGCTGCCTCATTTCAAATCAGAACTGGTATCACCAGAATTGCTCGCTGAGGCAAGGAACCAGGTTTTCTCAACTCATGATCCTCAAGCAGCAATAACTCCCGATTTAGCCAGGTTGTCTTCAATGCCCGGTTTGATCAACAAATTCAGATTAATCTTATCACGGGTTTTTCTCCCAAAAGCGACCATGGCGCGTTTGTACAATACTCCCCCCACTTCGATTAAGATTTACTTATTTTATCCCGTTCGGTTTTTGCAGCTTTTCAAATCATACGGGATAACCACCTGGAAAATTATCACAAAAATCAAGGCAGTCAGGGTTGACGTCGTTCATGAGGAAGCCAAACAAGAGCTCATAAAATGGATGGAGGCGAATGGCTCATGA